Proteins co-encoded in one Brassica oleracea var. oleracea cultivar TO1000 chromosome C4, BOL, whole genome shotgun sequence genomic window:
- the LOC106339948 gene encoding uncharacterized protein LOC106339948, whose product MASTGLTRSGSAPQFHLDEKWKLAKKDSLSGGAARITRSSSTSSIPMNGGKKTHKQGRCAFTRKCARLVKEQRARFYIMRRCVIMLVCWRDNYSDS is encoded by the coding sequence ATGGCATCAACAGGCCTGACTCGATCGGGAAGTGCGCCGCAGTTCCATCTAGACGAGAAGTGGAAGCTCGCCAAGAAAGACAGTTTAAGCGGTGGCGCGGCGAGGATCACACGGTCCTCCTCCACGTCTTCTATCCCCATGAACGGCGGCAAGAAGACACACAAACAGGGGAGATGCGCTTTTACAAGGAAGTGCGCGAGGTTGGTCAAAGAACAGAGAGCTCGTTTCTACATCATGCGTCGATGCGTGATCATGCTTGTCTGTTGGAGAGATAATTACTCAGATTCTTGA